A window of Variovorax paradoxus genomic DNA:
ACCACCGCGCGCAGCGTAAGCGACCAGTAATACCATCTTGACCAAGCAATGCTTACCTGGCCCGCGAGCTAGATTTCGGCTGTCAGCCATAAAAGGTCATTGAACGCCTTGGCTCAATTCTCGCGTCGCTACCGCTGAATCGAGGCCCCCTTCCCCCGAATTGCCGCTAGTCACCAAACCAAAAAATCACCCATAGGCCGACGGAGCCATATGCAAAAAGCATGGTCAATGTTTCGCGTTGAAGAGCAAGGCATGCGCCCTGCAAACGAATGCGAATCATCATTTCAACCCTCTCTCATCACAGACGCTCCCCTCGGCTGAGATTGCGCGAGGTCCGTCCGTTCGTCAAGCCGAAGTTAGTTCACACAGGGACAGCGCATCGCGTGTCCAAGTAGAGGCACTCGGGGGCTAAGATGGGATTGTTAGATCGGCTGCAGTGGGCCCCGAGTTACTTCCGATCTGTGCTGCCAGTTGTGCGGCAGCAGTTCATCGATGCGGCTGTTCAGATGTGTGGGCAGTCTGGTCAGCACGTCATTAAGGTACGCGTGCGGGTCGTGACCGTTGATCTTTGCCGACTGCACGAGGCTCATGACGATGGCGGCGCGCTGGCCGGCCAGCTCACTGCCTGCAAATAGCCATGCTTTTCTTCCGAGCGCCCATGGACGGATCAGATTCTCGCAATGGTTGTTATCCACGTTTACTTCGCCATCGCGCAGATTGCGCGTCAGCGCCTCCCAAGCGTTCAAGCTGTAATTCGGGGTCTTGGCCGTGGCACTGCCGACGTGCCCGCGGGCACGTTCCAACTGCAGCCATGTGTGTAGCTCTTCCCAAAGCGGCTGCGTGACGGCGATCGGCACGCACGGTCGGGGCGGAGTCGGCCGCTGGGTCATGGGCAGCAGCGCGGAGCACATCCTGCGCATGTCGCCGGTGCCGATGCTGCTGGTCCGTGCGCCCGAGAGCGCCAAGGCCGAGTCCGAGCACTTCACGCTGCCGAGCGGGATGCTGGCCAGCCAGTGGTTCCTCGTCGGTGGAGCGCGGCGCGATGTCCGTGCCGTGAATGCACGGTTGGCATTGACGACGCTCGAGCCAGTACTTCCGCGCGCGGGACTTGCTCCATTTCGACGCAAACCTGACGTGCACAGTCAGCCAGAAACAGCAAGTGGCAGATAAAATTTTTACGTGAACAACGCCCGCCTTCGTCGTCTCGCCGCAACGCATTGCCTGTGGTGGTGCTTCGCCGGCGTGGTGCTTTCGATGTTGCAGCCTTTCCTGTTCACGCACTTCCGCCAGGACGGCTGGGAAGACGAGCCCGGCTTTCGCGTGCGCAATGTGGAGGCCATGGCATTGTTCTCTCCCGACGACCGGGCGGACCACAAGAAAGAGCTCGAGACGACGCTGTACGCCCCGGCGGGCGCGCATGTCGACACGCCGGATGCATTCCAGCAAGGCATCGAAGCGCTGATGGCGCTCGTGCTCCTGGTGCTGCCCCTGGTGGTGGTGTTGATGCGGCTCCTCCTGCCTGCAGCGCGCGCCATGTGCGAGTGCGTGCCGCACACCGGAGGGGCTCCCCCTGCGACTGCGCTGTGGCGAACTCAACCTCCCTCCGCTGCTCCTCCCCTGACGGCCTGACAAGCGACGTCGCCTGACGTCATCTCCGGTTGCGCGCTCGCGCGGCCGGCCCTCTTGTTTCTGGCCGAAAGGTTCACATGACTTCGATTCCATGGTGCTCGACGAGCACCCCCTATGCGCTCGCCCGTTCAATCCGCGAGTCGCCTGAACGCGCAGGCAGGGCAACGATGCGGGGTGCATCATGAACGCGCTCAATATCGCGCTGCTGCATTGGATCGCAGCGGGCGAAGATCCAGGTTCGTGGGCGCTTCTTGCAGGTCGCACGATGGCACTCTGGGGCGGCCCCGCCAGCGCGGCGATCCTGCTGTGGACGGGATGGAAGAAGCCGTCCGAGCGCGCCTATCTCCTCGTCGTGATCGCGGGCGCGGCCGCGGCGTCGCTGCTGTCGCACACGCTGGCCTCGGCCTTGAACTTTCAGAGGCCTTTCGTCCAGGGGCTGGTGCCGGGCTACATCACCCACGACGCGAGCGGCTCGCTGCCGAGCACCCATGCAACCGTGATGTTCTTCGTCGCGGCGGCCTTCCTGATGCGCGATGAACTGCGTCGCGCCGGATGGGCACTCGTTGTCCTGGCGAGCCTCACCGGGTGGTCGCGTGTCTACGTCGGCGTGCACTTTCCGCTGGACATTGCCGCGGGGCTCGTGTTCGGCTTGTGCCTGGCCGGCGCGCTTTCGGCTGTCCGTTGGATGCGTCCGAACCGCCGCGGCGCACACGCCGAGCGGCCTGCCCGCCGCATCGACCGCGAAGCGGCGGGTCTCACGCCTGCACGCCGAACAGGGTTCCCACGCCGGCCGTGATTCCCATGGCCAGTGTGCCCCAGAAGGCCACGCGCCACACGCTGCGCGCGACAGGCGCGCTGCCGATCCTGGCGGCGGCAGCGCCCAACAGCGCGAGGAAGGCGGTCGCGGTGCATATGGTCCACGGCAGGAGTGCGTCGGAAGGCGCACACGCGACCACGGCGAGCGGCAGCGCAGCACCCACGGCAAAACTCGCTGCCGACGCCAGCGCGGCCTGCAAGGGCCTTGCGCTGAGTGTTTCCGAGATCCCGAGTTCGTCACGCGCGTGCGCCCCGAGCGCGTCGTGGGCCATGAGCTGCGCGGCGACCTGCTGCGCGAGCTTGTACTCGAGACCGCGGCGCACGTAGATCGCCGTGAGCTCCCGGTGCTCCGCGTCCGGCTCCGTGGCGAGTTCGATGCGCTCGCGCTCGAGGTCGGCCTTCTCGGTGTCGGCCTGCGAATGCACCGACACGAACTCGCCGGCGGCCATCGACATCGCGCCCGCGACCAGACCCGCGATGGCAGTCGTCACGATGGCCTCGTGGCTGGCGTGGGCGGCGGTGACGCCCACGACAAGGCTGGCGGTGGAGATGATGCCGTCGTTGGCGCCCAGGACGGCGGCGCGCAGCCAGCCGATGTGTTCGGTGCGATGGCGCTCGGCATGCGCGCGGTAGTGGAGTGATTTCATGGGAAGTTGGCAGTCAGCGTGAAGAGCGCCCGGGCAACATGCGAAGGAGCGTGTTGTCGTGCGTGAGGTAGTGATGGACCAGCGCCGCGGCGGCATGCAGCCCGATGAGGAAATAGCCGGCCGTAGCCAGGGTCTCGTGCACATCCTTGAGCTGCTTCGACAGGGCTTCGTCTGCCCCCAACAGCGAAGGCACGGACAGGCCGAACAGCACGATGGGCTTGCCCTCGGCGCTGAGTGTGAGCCAGCCCAGCAAGGGCGTGGCGATCATGAAGGCGTACAGCGCCAAGTGCATGAGCTGAGACAGCCTGTGCTGCCACGCGGGCGGTGCCGGCACGATCTCCGGCGCAGCGCCCGCGCTCCAGCGCACGGCAAGCCGCACGGCCACCAGCGCCAGCACGCTCAGACCGAGCAGGAAATGCAGCGGCTTCAACGCGCTGCGCAGATCGCTGCCCCTGGGCGCGAGCCCGCGCAGTTCCATACAGGCATAGACGGCGGCAAGCAGCAGCAACATCAGCCAATGAAAGGCAATGACGGCTGTGCCGTAGTGGGAGGTCGAATTTTTCCAGGACATGTCGCGTGCCCTCAAAAATGCGTACCGACGATGAACTTGAGCAGCCAGCGGTCGGCTTCGCCGGTCAGGCCCTTTCCGATGCCGACGTTCACATCGAAGCGATCGAACTCGTGGTCCAGCGCCACGAACAGCGTCTTGCTGTTCTTGCGCAGCGGATCGGGATGCGACAGCGGACCGAGTTCGTTGTAGGTCTCCACACCGATCTGGGTCTTGTCGTTCAGGGCATAGGCGATCTTGGCGTCCACGTCGAGCGTGACGGGCCCGCCGTGCGGCGACAGGCTCCAGTCGATGTTGGGATTCACCGCCAGCGTCCAGGGGCCGGTGCGGTATCCAAGAATGCCCTTGAGCTCGGCGTTCCATGCGGTGGGAGACACGCGCAGGCTGGTCTTGCCGATTTCCAGGTTCGCGCCCCAGAACATCCCCTGTGTCTTGTCGTGCGGTGCGATGTACTTGATGCGGACCTTGGCGCCATCCACCTTGGGGTCGGCATTGGGAGCGCGGCTGGAGAGCACGTAGAGCCCGAGCTCCAGCGTGTCGCTCACGCCGTAGTAGAACTCGGGCGT
This region includes:
- a CDS encoding phosphatase PAP2 family protein, which codes for MNALNIALLHWIAAGEDPGSWALLAGRTMALWGGPASAAILLWTGWKKPSERAYLLVVIAGAAAASLLSHTLASALNFQRPFVQGLVPGYITHDASGSLPSTHATVMFFVAAAFLMRDELRRAGWALVVLASLTGWSRVYVGVHFPLDIAAGLVFGLCLAGALSAVRWMRPNRRGAHAERPARRIDREAAGLTPARRTGFPRRP
- a CDS encoding VIT1/CCC1 transporter family protein, whose product is MKSLHYRAHAERHRTEHIGWLRAAVLGANDGIISTASLVVGVTAAHASHEAIVTTAIAGLVAGAMSMAAGEFVSVHSQADTEKADLERERIELATEPDAEHRELTAIYVRRGLEYKLAQQVAAQLMAHDALGAHARDELGISETLSARPLQAALASAASFAVGAALPLAVVACAPSDALLPWTICTATAFLALLGAAAARIGSAPVARSVWRVAFWGTLAMGITAGVGTLFGVQA
- a CDS encoding cytochrome b, with product MSWKNSTSHYGTAVIAFHWLMLLLLAAVYACMELRGLAPRGSDLRSALKPLHFLLGLSVLALVAVRLAVRWSAGAAPEIVPAPPAWQHRLSQLMHLALYAFMIATPLLGWLTLSAEGKPIVLFGLSVPSLLGADEALSKQLKDVHETLATAGYFLIGLHAAAALVHHYLTHDNTLLRMLPGRSSR